In Sphingobacterium sp. PCS056, the following proteins share a genomic window:
- a CDS encoding sialidase family protein codes for MNKLALTIVILLILSSCRSYQPVLLTSSQIFKEGQVSFKQCHASTIQSIGKDSVIASWFGGTHESNPDVVIWTSRYTNGKWKTPVQVADGHLNEKRYPTWNPVLYQHPQSDTLYLYYKIGPNPREWKGYVKYSLDKGNTWSTAKALPAGVLGPIKNKPITLDNGIILSPSSTESKDEIWKAHIEISKDRGTTWSIVEINHESPVQVIQPSILQHKDRKIQVLCRSKENKVMSSFSNDHGKTWQPWQATNLLNPNAATDAIRLKNGQFMIVYNPDLAGKDWWEGRTKLRVALSKDGLKWNDALILEDGQTGDEYSYPTIIQDPQGLIHITYTWNRKSIKHIVLK; via the coding sequence TTGTCATCCTACTTATACTCTCTTCATGTCGCAGCTATCAACCCGTATTATTAACATCATCACAAATTTTCAAAGAAGGTCAGGTTTCTTTCAAACAATGCCATGCTTCGACAATTCAATCGATAGGTAAAGATAGCGTAATTGCCTCCTGGTTTGGCGGAACACACGAGTCCAATCCAGATGTCGTCATATGGACATCGCGCTATACAAATGGAAAATGGAAAACACCAGTTCAGGTTGCAGATGGTCATCTTAATGAAAAAAGGTATCCAACATGGAATCCAGTGTTATATCAGCATCCACAATCTGACACGCTATATCTCTATTATAAAATAGGACCAAACCCAAGAGAATGGAAAGGATATGTTAAATATTCGCTCGACAAAGGAAATACTTGGTCAACAGCAAAAGCCCTACCAGCAGGAGTTCTTGGGCCAATCAAAAATAAACCAATCACTTTAGACAACGGAATAATATTATCACCGTCAAGCACCGAGTCAAAAGATGAAATTTGGAAAGCACATATAGAGATCAGCAAAGATCGTGGAACCACTTGGTCGATCGTTGAAATTAATCATGAAAGTCCAGTTCAAGTCATACAACCCAGTATTTTACAACATAAGGATCGAAAAATTCAAGTATTATGCCGTAGTAAAGAAAACAAAGTCATGAGTTCCTTTTCCAATGATCATGGAAAAACATGGCAACCTTGGCAAGCTACAAATTTGCTTAATCCAAATGCTGCAACAGATGCCATACGTTTAAAAAATGGTCAGTTTATGATCGTTTATAATCCAGATCTTGCCGGAAAAGATTGGTGGGAGGGGCGTACTAAGCTTCGAGTAGCATTATCAAAAGATGGTCTCAAGTGGAACGACGCATTGATATTAGAAGACGGCCAAACTGGCGATGAATACTCCTATCCGACCATCATACAAGACCCACAAGGTTTGATACACATCACCTATACTTGGAACAGAAAAAGTATAAAGCACATCGTTTTAAAATAA